In the Methylomonas rhizoryzae genome, one interval contains:
- a CDS encoding CcdB family protein: MAQFVLYRNTNRQTQGRYPFLLDVQSDFLDGLKTRPVISAVNLVEQKPITRLNPVFEFERQHYLLAVQETAVIPANNPGGKATELDALRGEILAAADLPITGI; this comes from the coding sequence ATGGCGCAATTCGTCCTGTACCGAAATACCAACCGGCAAACCCAAGGCCGGTACCCCTTTCTACTCGACGTTCAGAGCGATTTCCTGGACGGGCTGAAAACCAGGCCGGTAATTTCCGCCGTTAATCTGGTCGAGCAAAAACCCATTACTCGCTTGAACCCGGTTTTTGAATTCGAGCGACAACACTACCTGCTGGCAGTGCAGGAAACGGCCGTCATTCCGGCGAACAATCCGGGTGGCAAAGCAACCGAATTGGACGCGCTACGAGGCGAGATTTTAGCGGCGGCGGATTTGCCGATTACCGGGATTTAA
- a CDS encoding toll/interleukin-1 receptor domain-containing protein translates to MAQAINELDDRFWNRLIKAIDDGRVVPVVGGQLLSWQIGGSTQTLQQRIAAKLLANNDFDLNGRVLAPMQELHHAVSLLKADADINVDNLYADIADALEAECAGPDFQLPTALQQLAAISSFKLLVSLTADTLLAQALRKRVAVNEIVHSPYLPTSEAGDLPADWLKRPGEANVLYLFGKAQAAQVYAIHDEDTLEYSHNLLARGANVPARFLGELQQRSLLFLGSQFPDWLSRFLLRLTNQNRLSEKRTSAWLVNDAVSQSEFNTFLQEFSRETKLINQLPPAAFVDELYRRWQAKHTPAAEAAAGQEQNQGGDPASVAFFISYSRATDLPAAEKLFQILQEQGLTAREIWFDREAIEPGGDFQKLIFDGIKSCRYFLPLISAAADRFDEKFFYREWDAAIDRSKAIRGREFILPIILDEDYRPQAYSRVPDEWRSRIDFGHAPGGVANERTRDHLKNLIRELRRREQV, encoded by the coding sequence ATGGCCCAAGCAATCAACGAACTGGACGACCGTTTCTGGAACCGCTTGATCAAAGCCATAGACGACGGCCGGGTGGTGCCGGTAGTTGGCGGCCAATTACTGAGCTGGCAAATAGGCGGTTCTACGCAGACCTTACAGCAGCGGATTGCCGCCAAACTGCTGGCAAACAACGATTTCGACCTGAACGGCCGGGTGCTGGCACCGATGCAGGAATTGCATCATGCGGTCAGTTTGTTGAAAGCCGACGCCGACATCAACGTCGATAACCTGTATGCCGACATCGCCGATGCGTTGGAAGCGGAATGCGCCGGCCCGGATTTTCAGTTGCCGACCGCGCTACAGCAATTGGCGGCGATCAGCTCTTTTAAACTGTTAGTCAGTTTGACAGCGGATACCTTGTTGGCGCAGGCCTTGCGCAAACGGGTGGCGGTCAACGAAATCGTGCATTCGCCGTATTTGCCGACCAGCGAAGCCGGCGATTTGCCCGCCGATTGGCTGAAACGGCCGGGCGAAGCGAATGTGCTGTACTTGTTCGGCAAGGCGCAAGCGGCCCAGGTCTACGCCATTCATGACGAAGACACCCTGGAATATTCGCACAACCTGCTGGCGCGCGGCGCCAACGTGCCGGCGCGGTTTTTAGGCGAGCTGCAACAGCGCAGCCTGCTGTTTTTGGGCAGCCAGTTTCCGGATTGGCTGAGCCGGTTTTTGTTGCGCTTGACCAATCAAAACCGCTTGTCGGAAAAACGCACCAGCGCCTGGCTGGTCAACGATGCGGTCAGTCAAAGCGAATTCAACACGTTTTTACAAGAATTCAGCCGGGAGACCAAACTGATCAATCAGTTGCCGCCGGCCGCGTTTGTGGACGAACTGTACCGGCGCTGGCAAGCCAAACATACCCCGGCCGCCGAAGCGGCAGCCGGTCAAGAGCAGAACCAGGGCGGCGATCCGGCCTCGGTAGCGTTTTTCATCAGTTACTCGCGTGCCACCGATTTGCCGGCCGCGGAAAAATTGTTCCAAATCCTGCAGGAGCAAGGTCTGACCGCCCGGGAAATCTGGTTCGACCGCGAGGCCATAGAGCCCGGCGGCGATTTTCAAAAGCTGATTTTCGACGGCATCAAAAGTTGCCGCTATTTCCTGCCGCTGATTTCCGCTGCGGCGGACCGCTTCGACGAAAAGTTTTTCTACCGGGAATGGGACGCAGCGATAGACCGCAGCAAAGCGATACGCGGCCGCGAATTCATTTTACCCATCATTCTGGACGAGGATTACCGGCCGCAGGCTTATAGCCGGGTGCCGGACGAGTGGCGTTCGCGCATCGATTTCGGCCACGCGCCGGGCGGAGTGGCCAACGAGCGCACCCGGGATCATCTGAAAAACCTGATCCGCGAATTGCGCCGCCGGGAGCAAGTATGA
- a CDS encoding toll/interleukin-1 receptor domain-containing protein, translated as MNASAAAGFSTSQSGVPAFADADWLALEQSLSEGNVIPVIGPDALLVEYADAAGIVQTAPFYRLIACDLLQTFGMDAEAAGLQQTWALHKAVDWILASQQGRRVEDRIRREISRLIGQYAGQVRLADSLQRLAEVGAFSLYVSLTPDNLLERALQSGESGPSVPGNSFSLRDSSAALAGMHALQPGRLGVFQMLGNSANFIGGFAIHEEDTLEYLYRLQSNPAGPFKTLLAEMQRRDKLLIGCNLPDWFGRALIRLLNDERLYSKATFEYLSPSISDLGLKSFLTQYSPNTLSFDGPTEGFIDLLWRRFPRRAAPTAASTRPIMTSGGPSVFVSYASQDAVSARLLADSLFGLGFAEVWLDQKKLIGGDDWSDRIEDAIENCDFFMPLLSAQANARREGVFWQEWNLAVARSRRIQDAFLLPVGIDAEPAGKSRYPRIAAGETRAFFDRHLLHAPQGVFDAEAQAALRERCRRFPDDERG; from the coding sequence ATGAACGCCAGCGCTGCAGCCGGTTTTTCGACTTCGCAAAGCGGCGTGCCGGCATTCGCCGATGCCGATTGGCTGGCATTGGAGCAATCTTTAAGCGAAGGCAACGTGATTCCGGTGATAGGCCCGGATGCGTTGTTGGTGGAGTACGCCGATGCCGCCGGCATTGTCCAAACCGCACCCTTCTATCGCTTGATCGCGTGCGACTTGCTGCAAACTTTCGGGATGGACGCCGAAGCGGCGGGTTTACAACAAACTTGGGCCTTGCATAAAGCGGTCGATTGGATTTTGGCGAGCCAGCAAGGCCGTCGGGTGGAAGACCGCATCCGCCGGGAGATTTCCCGCTTGATCGGACAGTACGCCGGCCAAGTGCGGCTGGCGGATAGCTTGCAACGCTTGGCCGAGGTGGGGGCCTTCTCCTTGTATGTCAGCCTGACGCCGGACAATTTGTTGGAGCGCGCCTTGCAATCCGGCGAGAGCGGGCCGAGCGTGCCCGGCAACAGTTTTTCGCTACGCGATTCCTCGGCGGCTTTGGCCGGCATGCATGCGCTGCAGCCCGGCCGTTTGGGGGTGTTTCAAATGCTGGGTAACAGCGCCAATTTTATCGGCGGTTTTGCCATACACGAAGAGGATACGCTGGAATATCTGTACCGGCTGCAATCCAACCCGGCCGGGCCGTTCAAAACCCTGTTGGCGGAGATGCAACGCCGCGACAAACTGCTGATCGGTTGCAACTTGCCGGATTGGTTCGGCCGGGCCTTGATTCGTTTGCTGAACGACGAGCGCTTGTACAGCAAAGCTACCTTCGAATATTTATCGCCCAGCATCAGCGACTTGGGCCTGAAAAGCTTTTTAACCCAGTACAGCCCCAACACGCTTAGCTTCGACGGCCCGACGGAAGGGTTCATCGACTTATTGTGGCGGCGTTTTCCGCGCCGCGCCGCGCCGACAGCCGCCTCAACCCGGCCGATAATGACTAGCGGCGGCCCCAGTGTGTTCGTCAGTTACGCCAGTCAGGACGCGGTTTCGGCCCGTTTGCTGGCCGACAGTTTATTCGGACTGGGTTTTGCCGAGGTTTGGCTGGACCAAAAAAAGTTGATAGGCGGCGACGATTGGTCGGACCGGATCGAAGACGCCATCGAAAACTGCGATTTTTTCATGCCGCTGTTGTCGGCGCAGGCCAACGCCCGCCGCGAAGGGGTGTTTTGGCAGGAATGGAATCTGGCGGTGGCCCGTTCGCGGCGCATTCAAGACGCCTTTCTGCTGCCGGTCGGCATAGACGCGGAGCCGGCCGGCAAAAGCCGTTATCCGCGTATCGCCGCCGGCGAGACCCGGGCGTTTTTCGACCGGCATTTGCTGCACGCGCCGCAAGGCGTGTTCGACGCCGAGGCACAAGCCGCGCTGCGCGAACGCTGCCGGCGGTTTCCGGATGACGAGCGTGGCTGA
- a CDS encoding DUF4062 domain-containing protein — MKIYISSTFRDLQQHRSAVAAVLRRMGHQPIGMEDYVAEGARPLSRCLLDVEACDLYLGIFAWRYGYVPKDFGVSEPSLPTGTSKGETSVTEFELKQAEFSKKPVLAFLLDPEAEWPSSQFDAVNGENKQGKAIADLRQYLSQTYLINHFRTPSDLASLVSAAVYREEIGRQMNLESLQVDVRLNQPSVRTYSVSDSTIQEITQIIAGLAGSQALQIDIGGGNQWWASRLYLMAALAADLTKAEIMVFVGEQDSLIGVVHPKIVKERLAAMFPALRRFEEKLPKIGKAVPDCAGEVGRRAGLWSGHMQEHGGEENAPVFVGKADLQQWLAPYLIGQAIDVLPGDNPALYMQRLLDWPMRFVPVSEQGRFARIVDKQALAEQIARMFVREQVSRALSMTR, encoded by the coding sequence ATGAAAATATACATTTCCTCGACTTTTCGCGATTTGCAGCAACACCGAAGCGCGGTGGCGGCAGTGCTGCGGCGCATGGGCCATCAACCGATAGGCATGGAAGATTACGTGGCCGAGGGGGCGCGGCCTTTGAGCCGTTGTTTGCTGGACGTCGAAGCATGTGACCTTTATCTGGGCATTTTCGCCTGGCGCTACGGTTACGTGCCCAAGGATTTCGGTGTGAGCGAGCCGAGTTTGCCCACCGGCACGAGCAAGGGCGAAACCTCGGTCACCGAATTCGAACTAAAACAGGCCGAATTCAGCAAAAAACCGGTATTGGCGTTTTTACTGGACCCGGAAGCGGAATGGCCGTCCAGCCAGTTCGATGCGGTCAACGGCGAAAACAAACAGGGCAAGGCGATTGCCGATTTACGCCAGTATCTCAGTCAAACCTATTTGATCAACCACTTCCGTACCCCGTCCGACTTGGCGAGTCTGGTCAGCGCGGCCGTGTATCGCGAGGAAATCGGCCGGCAAATGAATTTGGAGTCGTTGCAGGTGGACGTGCGCCTGAACCAACCCAGCGTGCGCACCTATTCGGTATCCGACAGCACGATACAGGAAATCACCCAAATCATCGCCGGGCTCGCCGGCTCGCAGGCGTTGCAGATCGACATCGGCGGCGGCAATCAATGGTGGGCCAGCCGCTTGTATTTGATGGCGGCGCTGGCGGCGGACTTGACCAAAGCGGAAATCATGGTATTTGTCGGCGAACAAGATAGCTTGATCGGGGTGGTGCATCCCAAAATCGTCAAAGAACGCCTGGCAGCGATGTTTCCCGCGTTGCGCCGTTTTGAAGAAAAATTGCCCAAGATCGGTAAAGCGGTGCCCGATTGCGCCGGCGAAGTCGGTCGCCGCGCCGGTTTGTGGAGCGGGCATATGCAGGAACACGGCGGCGAGGAGAACGCGCCGGTATTTGTGGGCAAAGCCGATTTGCAACAATGGCTGGCGCCGTATCTGATCGGCCAAGCCATAGACGTGCTGCCGGGCGACAATCCGGCCTTATATATGCAGCGTTTGTTGGACTGGCCGATGCGCTTCGTGCCGGTGTCGGAACAGGGCCGCTTCGCCCGTATCGTCGACAAACAAGCCCTGGCCGAGCAAATCGCCCGCATGTTCGTGCGCGAACAGGTCTCGCGGGCGCTGTCGATGACGCGGTAA
- a CDS encoding WD40 repeat domain-containing protein translates to MADATGLDAEHPWPWLEAFPESAQAFFNGRDEEKAALLRCVLSAPVTVLFGKSGLGKSSLLQAGLFPKLREQRLLPVYRRIDHDANAVDLSVQLAKRWAEEIHLTQTDDKQPLSFRYKQPADGDDEAILLSDDLWSDLHRDDIELVDGGGRVWQPVFVLDQFEEMFTRGAQQPERMQQWLFQLGDLLENRIPSELAEKLNDDEGWCDQLNFDIQPYRFLLSLREDYLAELEEWSELIPRLAQNRFRLAPMSRDQATQAVERTGGSLVNHADAKNIVQYLSQTKNQTLSCSLKTRGPGQIEPALLGLLCAGLNEERLRAGQAKLNTDNLAQAGGQIVERFYDQALQGLPAAVGEFVEQFLITADGVRLAYPADSIVAEKRVSQEQLQTVIDRRLLRRESLESGDRIELVHDRLAQVALRRRQDSERRREQEREQRRRRQWLFGTISALLLFAGVALYMWRAKQQAVEAEQQARRAEISATAIRIGVEGNAITSGVRPGGTLVGLLKVLSSHRIVQTLVGHPVGLVDESLQTEYLKFPGLLFLREMPDKLTSVGFSPDGKTLVTGSWDKSLRLWDVVTGHQIGVPLEAHDKAVLSVAFSSDGKRFASGSGDNSIRIWALASLTAAPVTLNGHDNAVLSLGFSPDGRSLVSGGGDNTLLLWDLESNSIAARNREGGFVSSVTYSPDGKSIVSASENGIVRLRDSKALTEKMSLLGHSEVVWGVAFSLDGNRIASASWDKSLRLWSSKDGKLIGSLGHDDAVWSLAFSPDDTRIISASTDEKFRVWDAKTGEALGSVLSGHIGPVRSIAFTKDGSYLASGGWDGTLRIWKADFGKALDPPVFTVNDAASIKVISPDNKILVTSKSGELQLYNLETGQPIGDPMAGHNDYIAAAAFSPDGKMLVTASADHSLRLWDVGSRRSIGDPLQGHSEVVTAVAFCSDGKRIVSGSKDKTVRLWDVRAGKPIRRPFEGHLDSVSNVLCSTDGQTIVSGSLDNTIRLWNSDTGMAIGKPLNAHTNWISMLAISPSGKQLVSASGDRSLRVWDVDTGDEVGTPMRGHTESVEAIAFSPDGKRIVSGSWDKSIRIWDVETGALIGTPLMGHDGAVTSVAFSSDGSQIISASNYDKTLRTWPVFDGWADQLCKKLPRNLSRKEWRDWVSADIDYIEQCPGLPIPPDPFENGATATFSQP, encoded by the coding sequence GTGGCTGACGCAACCGGCCTGGACGCCGAACATCCCTGGCCCTGGCTGGAAGCCTTTCCGGAAAGCGCGCAAGCGTTCTTCAACGGCCGCGACGAGGAAAAAGCCGCGCTGCTGCGCTGCGTATTGTCCGCGCCGGTGACGGTATTGTTCGGTAAATCCGGGTTGGGCAAATCCTCGTTATTGCAAGCCGGCTTGTTTCCCAAATTGCGGGAGCAGCGCTTGCTGCCGGTTTATCGGCGCATCGACCACGACGCTAATGCCGTTGATTTGTCCGTTCAGCTGGCCAAACGCTGGGCCGAAGAAATTCATCTGACCCAAACGGACGACAAACAGCCCTTGAGTTTTCGCTACAAACAGCCGGCGGACGGCGACGACGAAGCGATTTTGCTGAGCGACGATTTATGGAGCGACTTACACCGCGACGACATCGAATTGGTCGACGGCGGCGGGCGGGTTTGGCAGCCGGTGTTCGTGCTGGATCAGTTTGAAGAGATGTTCACCCGCGGCGCGCAGCAACCGGAGCGGATGCAGCAGTGGCTGTTTCAACTGGGCGATCTGCTGGAAAACCGCATTCCTAGCGAACTGGCGGAGAAACTGAACGACGACGAAGGTTGGTGCGATCAATTGAATTTCGACATCCAGCCCTACCGGTTTTTGCTTTCGTTGCGAGAAGACTATCTGGCCGAGTTGGAGGAATGGAGCGAGTTGATCCCCAGACTCGCGCAAAACCGTTTCCGCCTGGCGCCGATGTCGCGCGACCAAGCCACACAGGCCGTAGAGCGTACCGGCGGCAGCTTGGTCAATCATGCGGACGCTAAGAACATCGTCCAATATTTATCCCAAACCAAAAACCAGACCTTGAGTTGCAGCCTGAAAACGCGCGGGCCGGGGCAAATCGAGCCGGCCCTGCTGGGCCTGCTGTGCGCCGGCTTGAACGAGGAGCGGCTGCGCGCCGGTCAGGCCAAACTCAATACCGATAACCTGGCGCAGGCCGGCGGGCAAATCGTCGAACGTTTTTACGATCAAGCCTTGCAAGGCTTGCCGGCCGCGGTCGGAGAATTCGTCGAGCAATTTTTGATTACCGCGGACGGCGTGCGGCTGGCTTATCCGGCCGACTCGATAGTCGCCGAAAAACGGGTCAGTCAAGAGCAGTTGCAAACCGTGATCGACCGGCGCTTGCTGCGGCGGGAAAGCCTGGAAAGCGGCGATCGTATCGAACTGGTGCACGATAGGCTGGCGCAAGTGGCGTTGCGGCGCAGGCAGGACAGCGAGCGGCGCAGGGAACAGGAACGGGAACAACGACGCCGCCGGCAGTGGTTGTTTGGAACGATATCCGCGTTGTTGTTGTTTGCCGGGGTTGCTTTGTACATGTGGCGGGCAAAGCAGCAGGCAGTGGAGGCGGAACAGCAAGCGCGGCGAGCTGAGATTTCGGCAACGGCGATTCGGATCGGTGTGGAAGGAAACGCGATAACCTCGGGCGTACGCCCGGGCGGAACATTAGTTGGTCTGCTTAAGGTGCTGTCGAGCCACCGAATTGTGCAGACGCTAGTTGGGCATCCAGTCGGTTTAGTTGATGAATCGCTACAAACCGAGTATCTGAAATTTCCCGGTTTGTTATTTTTACGAGAGATGCCCGATAAGCTTACCAGCGTCGGCTTTAGCCCCGACGGCAAGACGTTAGTCACCGGTAGTTGGGATAAATCGCTCAGATTATGGGACGTGGTTACAGGCCATCAGATTGGGGTGCCGTTGGAGGCTCATGACAAGGCTGTACTGAGTGTAGCGTTTAGTTCTGATGGAAAGCGATTTGCATCGGGCAGCGGGGATAACTCGATAAGAATTTGGGCGCTCGCTAGCTTAACAGCTGCCCCAGTTACACTGAATGGCCACGATAATGCGGTACTGAGCCTGGGGTTTAGTCCGGATGGGAGGTCGCTAGTTTCCGGTGGTGGGGATAATACGCTGTTGTTATGGGATTTGGAATCTAACAGCATTGCAGCTAGGAATCGAGAGGGAGGGTTCGTATCCAGCGTAACTTATAGCCCGGATGGGAAATCTATCGTATCGGCTAGCGAAAACGGCATCGTTCGGCTACGGGACAGCAAGGCGTTGACAGAAAAAATGTCTTTGCTAGGGCATAGTGAAGTGGTTTGGGGGGTCGCCTTTAGTCTGGACGGTAATCGTATCGCTTCGGCGAGTTGGGATAAAAGCTTGCGTTTATGGAGCAGCAAGGACGGCAAATTGATTGGTTCGTTAGGCCATGACGACGCCGTTTGGAGCCTAGCGTTTAGCCCGGATGACACCCGCATAATATCGGCAAGTACGGATGAAAAGTTTCGAGTTTGGGATGCGAAAACCGGCGAGGCGTTGGGTTCGGTGTTGAGCGGACATATCGGACCGGTACGGAGTATTGCGTTCACTAAAGACGGCAGCTATTTAGCATCCGGCGGTTGGGACGGGACACTGCGAATTTGGAAAGCTGATTTCGGAAAGGCTCTCGATCCGCCTGTTTTTACCGTGAACGATGCAGCATCGATCAAGGTAATCAGTCCGGATAATAAAATTCTCGTCACGAGCAAATCCGGCGAATTGCAACTATACAATTTGGAAACGGGGCAACCGATCGGCGATCCGATGGCCGGGCATAACGACTATATTGCAGCGGCGGCATTCAGCCCAGACGGTAAAATGCTGGTAACCGCCAGTGCCGACCATTCCTTGCGTTTGTGGGACGTTGGGTCCCGCCGGAGTATAGGCGATCCCTTGCAAGGGCATAGTGAGGTAGTGACTGCGGTGGCATTTTGTAGCGACGGAAAGCGCATTGTGTCCGGTAGCAAAGATAAAACGGTACGCTTGTGGGATGTTAGGGCGGGCAAACCGATTAGGCGGCCTTTTGAGGGGCACCTCGATTCCGTATCTAACGTCCTTTGTAGTACGGACGGCCAAACGATCGTTTCCGGAAGCCTGGACAATACGATTAGGCTTTGGAATTCCGATACAGGCATGGCAATAGGAAAGCCTCTAAACGCGCATACCAACTGGATTTCAATGTTAGCTATTAGCCCAAGCGGAAAGCAGCTAGTCTCGGCTAGCGGGGATCGAAGCTTGCGTGTTTGGGACGTCGATACCGGAGATGAAGTCGGAACGCCGATGCGCGGTCACACCGAATCTGTAGAAGCGATAGCCTTTAGTCCTGATGGTAAACGCATCGTTTCCGGTAGTTGGGATAAGTCAATACGTATTTGGGATGTCGAAACTGGAGCCTTAATAGGCACTCCGTTAATGGGGCACGACGGTGCGGTTACCAGCGTTGCATTCAGCAGTGATGGTAGCCAGATAATTTCTGCCAGCAATTACGATAAAACTCTTAGAACCTGGCCGGTATTCGACGGCTGGGCCGACCAACTCTGCAAAAAACTGCCGCGCAACCTCAGCCGTAAAGAATGGCGGGACTGGGTGTCGGCGGACATCGACTACATCGAACAATGCCCCGGTTTGCCGATACCCCCGGACCCGTTCGAGAACGGGGCGACGGCAACATTCTCTCAACCCTAA
- a CDS encoding nSTAND1 domain-containing NTPase, whose protein sequence is MNAVSESTDDLTAATGLHLTPQNPWPGLATYDESSHDYFYGREAEVEELLRLIKLSPLTVLYGKSGLGKSSLLQAGLFPVLRQAHFLPVYIRLDVASGGQVPFSEQVGYWLRQALSDAGVDYLPFAYQDDLWTYLHRRDMEIWSPDNHLLTPVLVFDQFEEVFAGVHPQLPAPRVLCQGLADLIENKLPAHLASGQVDKALTEQLDTRSQRYRVLLSFREDFLPALKNWEQDVPSLLKNWCQLLPMSRACAIEALIRSGADILADGAAEGIVDFVGNLDARQSGGEITIEPVLLSLCCYQLNLKRQAAKAEWIDKELLSRVGQTILEDYYRNALSGMGQAAEFIEHKLIQGNQYRSSYPVQLALDENLITRKQLSELTDKHRLLRVEQQMGTPRVELIHDRLVSVVRRVRDKRQAEWAVRRVLAGAVCLLVLVIGLGYWNMLQDQEQADQYATLYYESKSRHADSDTGEEPADNPSPSEQAPADDGSATTTAPKSTKPVAKQLIYIQIRSPKQKPDANRLRAWFKQQDYRVPMIQLLSKGPSTTEVRYFRSNDATAADVLAKLLLQQRVANVSTKYISGFENSTVIPPGQFEIWFAPDAFSTTPQ, encoded by the coding sequence ATGAACGCCGTGTCCGAATCGACAGACGATTTAACCGCCGCCACCGGCTTGCATCTGACGCCGCAAAACCCGTGGCCGGGTTTGGCGACTTACGACGAAAGCTCGCACGATTATTTCTACGGCCGCGAGGCCGAAGTCGAGGAATTGCTGCGCTTGATCAAGCTGTCGCCGTTGACGGTGCTGTACGGCAAATCCGGCCTGGGCAAAAGTTCGCTATTGCAAGCGGGTTTGTTTCCGGTTTTGCGGCAAGCGCATTTTCTGCCGGTGTACATCCGGCTGGATGTGGCCAGCGGCGGGCAGGTGCCGTTTAGCGAGCAAGTCGGTTATTGGTTGCGGCAAGCCTTGAGCGATGCCGGGGTCGACTACTTGCCGTTCGCTTACCAGGACGACTTGTGGACTTATCTGCACCGGCGCGACATGGAGATCTGGAGCCCCGACAATCATTTGTTGACGCCGGTACTGGTATTTGACCAATTCGAAGAAGTCTTCGCCGGCGTCCATCCGCAGCTGCCGGCGCCGCGCGTGCTATGCCAGGGCTTGGCGGATTTGATCGAAAACAAGCTGCCCGCCCATTTAGCTTCCGGGCAGGTCGATAAAGCCTTGACCGAACAATTGGATACCCGCTCGCAACGCTACCGGGTGTTGTTGTCGTTTCGCGAAGACTTTCTGCCGGCCTTGAAAAACTGGGAGCAAGACGTTCCCTCCTTGCTGAAAAACTGGTGTCAATTGTTGCCGATGTCGCGCGCTTGCGCGATCGAAGCCTTGATTCGTTCCGGGGCGGACATACTGGCGGACGGTGCGGCGGAAGGTATCGTGGACTTCGTCGGCAACCTGGATGCCCGGCAATCCGGCGGCGAAATAACGATAGAGCCGGTGCTGCTGAGTTTGTGCTGCTATCAGTTGAACTTGAAACGGCAGGCCGCCAAGGCCGAATGGATAGATAAAGAGTTATTGAGCCGGGTAGGGCAGACCATATTGGAAGACTATTACCGCAACGCCTTATCCGGCATGGGACAAGCCGCCGAGTTCATCGAGCACAAATTGATTCAGGGCAATCAATACCGTAGCAGTTACCCCGTGCAACTGGCCTTGGACGAAAACCTGATTACCCGAAAACAGTTGAGCGAGCTGACCGACAAACACCGCTTGCTGCGGGTAGAACAGCAAATGGGTACGCCGCGGGTGGAACTGATCCACGACCGCTTGGTGTCGGTGGTGCGGCGGGTGCGGGACAAACGGCAGGCGGAATGGGCGGTGCGGCGCGTGCTGGCAGGCGCGGTTTGTCTGTTGGTTTTGGTGATTGGCTTGGGTTACTGGAATATGCTGCAGGATCAAGAACAAGCGGATCAATACGCCACGCTTTACTACGAAAGTAAAAGCCGGCATGCGGACTCCGACACGGGAGAGGAGCCTGCCGACAATCCTAGTCCGTCGGAGCAGGCGCCGGCGGACGACGGTTCGGCAACCACCACCGCCCCGAAATCGACTAAGCCCGTCGCCAAGCAACTCATCTACATACAAATCCGCAGCCCTAAGCAAAAACCCGACGCCAACCGTTTACGCGCCTGGTTTAAGCAGCAAGATTACCGAGTACCTATGATCCAGTTGCTTTCCAAAGGCCCGTCCACTACCGAAGTCCGTTACTTTCGCAGCAATGACGCCACTGCCGCTGACGTCTTGGCCAAATTGTTGCTGCAACAGCGGGTTGCCAACGTCTCCACCAAATACATTTCCGGATTCGAAAACTCCACGGTAATCCCGCCGGGACAATTCGAAATCTGGTTCGCACCGGACGCGTTTTCCACCACCCCACAATAA